CGGTCAAGGATCAGAACGGCCTCGTGGTCCTCGATCACGACGAGCACATGCGTCCCGGCACCACCGTGGCTGACCTCGGCAAGCTCAAGTCCGCGTTCGAGGGTCTGGGCGCGATGGGTGGCTTCGACGACGTGGCGCTGCAGAAGTACCACTACGTCGAGAAGATCAACCACGTCCACACCGGCGGCAACAGCTCGGGCATCGTCGACGGCGCCGGCCTGCTGCTCATCGGTAGCGAGAAAGCCGGGCAGAGCCAGGGCCTGACCCCGCGCGCCCGCATCGTGGCCACCGCCACCAGCGGTGCCGACCCGGTCATCATGCTCACCGGCCCCACCCCGGCCACCCAGAAGGTGCTGGACCGGGCCGGCCTGACCGTCGACGACATCGACCTGTTCGAGCTCAACGAGGCCTTCGCCTCCGTGGTGCTGAAGTTCCAGAAGGACCTCAACATCCCCGACGAGAAGCTCAACGTCAACGGTGGCGCCATCGCGATGGGCCACCCGCTGGGCGCCACGGGCGCCATGATCACCGGAACCATGGTCGACGAGCTCGAGCGTCGCGGCGCCAAGCGTGCCCTGATCACGCTGTGTATCGGCGGCGGCATGGGCGTGGCCACCATCATCGAGCGCGTCTGAGAGGGCTGAACAACAATGGCTGAGAACACCATTCAGTGGGACAAGGATGCCGACGGCATCGTCACCCTGACGTTGGACGACCCGACCGGTTCGGCCAACGTGATGAACGAGCACTACAAGGAATCCATGCACAATGCCGTGGAACGCCTTGTTGCTGAGCAGGATTCGATCACCGGTGTGGTCATCACCAGCGCGAAGAAGACCTTCTTCGCCGGCGGTGACCTCAAGGGCATGATGAACATCGGCCCTGACGACGCCGCCGAGGCGTTCGAGATGGTCGAGACCATCAAGGCCGACCTGCGCAAGCTGGAGACCCTGCCCAAGCCCGTCGTGGCCGCCATCAACGGCGCCGCGCTCGGCGGCGGCCTGGAGATCGCGCTGGCCACCAACCACCGCATCGCCGCCGACGTCAAGGGCAGCCAGATCGGCCTGCCCGAGGTCACCCTGGGCCTGCTGCCCGGTGGCGGCGGCGTGGCCCGCACCGTGCGCATGTTCGGCATCCAGAAGGCCTTCATGGAGGTGCTGAGCCAGGGCACCCGCTTCAACCCCAGCAAGGCCAAGGACACCGGCCTGGTCGACGAACTGGTCGGCAGCGTCGAGGAATTGGTCCCCGCCGCCAAGGCGTGGATCAAGGCCAACCCCGAGGCCCACACCCAGCCGTGGGACGTCAAGGGCTACAAGATCCCCGGTGGCACCCCGTCCACCCCGGCGCTCGCCGCGATCCTGCCGTCCTTCCCGGCCCTGCTGAAGAAGCAGCTCAAGGGTGCGCCGATGCCGGCACCGCGGGCCATCCTGGACGCCGCTGTCGAGGGTGCGCAGGTCGACTTCGACACCGCGAGCCGCATCGAGAGCCGCTACTTCGTCTCGCTGGTCACCGGCCAGACCGCCAAGAACATGATCCAGGCGTTCTTCCTGGACCTGCAGGCCATCAACGGCGGCGCTTCGCGTCCCGAGGGCATCGCCAAGCAGGAGATCAAGAAGATCGGCGTGCTGGGTGCGGGCATGATGGGCGCCGGTATCGCCTACGTGTCGGCCAAGGCCGGCTACGACGTCGTCCTCAAGGACGTCAGCATCGAGGCCGCCCAGAAGGGCAAGGCGTACTCGGAGGGCCTGGAAGCCAAGGCGCTCAAGCGCGGCAAGACCACCGAGGAGAAGTCCGCGGCGCTGCTGGCTCGCATCACCCCGACCGCCGATCCGCAGGATCTCAAGGGCGTCGACTTCGTGATCGAGGCCGTGTTCGAGAACCAGGAACTCAAGCACAAGGTGTTCCAGGAGATCGAGGACATCGTCGAGCCCAACGCGCTGCTCGGCTCGAACACCTCCACGCTGCCGATCACCGGTCTGGCGACCGGCGTGAAGCGCCAGGAGGACTTCATCGGTATCCACTTCTTCTCGCCGGTCGACAAGATGCCGCTGGTGGAGATCATCAAGGGCGAGAAGACCTCTGACGAGGCGCTGGCCCGGGTGTTCGACTACACGCTGGCCATCAAGAAGACCCCCATCGTGGTCAACGACAGCCGCGGCTTCTTCACCAGCCGCGTGATCGGCACCTTCGTCAACGAGGCGCTGGCCATGCTGGGCGAGGGTGTGGAGCCCGCGTCGATCGAGCAGGCGGGTTCGCAGGCCGGTTACCCGGCGGCGCCGCTGCAGCTGAGCGATGAGCTCAACCTGGAGCTCATGCACAAGATCGCCGTCGCCACGAAGGAAGGCATCGAGGCCGCCGGTGGCACGCACGTGCCGCACCCGGCCGAGGCCGTCGTGGAGAAGATGATCGAGCTCGGTCGCCCGTCGCGTCTGAAGGGTGCCGGCTTCTACGAGTACGTCGACGGCAAGCGGACCCAGCTGTGGCCCGGCCTGCGCGAGACGTTCAACTCGGGTACCTCGCAGATCCCGCTGCAGGACATGATCGACCGCATGCTGTTCGCCGAGGCTCTGGAGACCCAGAAGTGCATCGACGAGGGCGTTCTCACCTCGACCGCTGACGCGAACATCGGCTCGATCATGGGTATCGGCTTCCCGCCGTACACCGGTGGTTCGGCCCAGTTCATCGTCGGCTACCAGGGTGAGCTCGGCGTCGGCAAGGAGGCCTTCGTGGCCCGGGCCAAGGAACTGGCCGCCCGCTACGGCGACCGCTTCCTGCCCCCGGCCTCGCTGGAGGGCTAACTCCACACTCCCAGCAGACGCGAAACCCCCCAAATTCCGAGAATTTGGGGGGTTTTCGCGTCTGCTGGGCCAGTAGATTGAGGTCGCAATACCGACGACAAGGGGGCGTAATGGTGGATGCGACGTTGATCCCGCTCGAAGTGCTGTTCGGCAATCCGGAGCGCGTGGGTGCGCAAATATCGCCCGACGGGACGCGGCTGTCCTACCTGGCACCCCTCGACGGCGTGCTCAACGTGTTCGTCGGGGACGTCGGGGCCGGTACCGCAAAGCCGGTCACCCACGACACCGACCGGGGGATCCAGAACTACTTTTGGGCCTGGGACAACCGGCACCTGATGTACGTCATGGACAAGGACGGCAGTGAGAACTTCCGACTCTATGACGTGGACCCCAGCACCGGCGTCGAGCGCGACCTCACCCCGATGGACGACGTCCAGTGCCGAATCATCGCGCACCGCAAGAGATTTCCGAATGAGGTGCTGCTCGGCATCAACAAGGACAATCCGCAGTTGCACGACGTCTACCACCTGGATCTGACAACCGGTGAGCTGCGCAAGATTCTGGAGAACCCGGGCTACCTGGGCTGGGTGGTCGACACTGAGCTGCGGGTGCGGGGCGCGTTGGCTCCCACACCCGAGGGCGGCATGACGATCATGGTGCGCGACGACGAGGACGCGGACTGGCGGGTGCTGCTGGACGTCGGGCCGGAGGACGCCGAGACGACGGGCCCGGTCAGCTTCAGCTTGGACGGCAGCGCGATGTATCTGCTGTCTTCGGTGGACTCGAACACCACCCGGCTGGTGAGGATGGACATCGCCAGTGGTGCAGTCGAGGTGATGGCCGAGGACCCGGTGTATGACGTCAGCGGGACCATCATCGACCCGGACACCCGCGAGATCCAAGGCGTCACGGTGTACGCAGATCGGGTGCAGTACCGCATCTTCGACGACCGGATTCGCGGTGACATCGAGGCGCTGGAACAGTTGAGCCCGGGTGAGTTGATGATCACCGACCGCAGCGCCGACGACCGCACCTGGCTGGCCGCGTTCGACAACGACGCCGGCCCGGTGAAGTACTACCGCTGGGATCGGGCCTCGCAGACCGCGACGTTCCTGTTCGACCACCGCCCCGAGCTCAACGACTATCCACTGGTGCCGATGGAGTCGTTCAGTTTCACGGCCCGCGATGGCCTCACCATCCACGGCTACCTGTCGTTCCCGCCCGGGGTGGAGCGCTCCGGGTTGCCCGCTGTCCTGAACGTGCACGGCGGGCCATGGACTCGTGTCGGCTGGGGCTTCGACCCCGAGGCGCAATGGTTGGCCAACCGGGGTTATGTCGCCGTGTCGGTCAACTTTCGCGGCTCCAGCGGTTACGGCAAGGAGTTCCTCAACGCGGGCAACCGTGAATGGGCCGCGAAGATGCACGACGACTTGCTCGACGCCGTCGACCATCTGGTGGGCAAGGGGTACATCGACGCGAAACGCGTTGGCATCTACGGCGGCTCCTACGGGGGCTACGCGGCACTGGTCGGTGCGACGTTCACACCGGACGTGTTCGCGTGCGCGGTCTCGGCGGTCGGTCCGTCCAACCTGAACACCTTGATCGCGTCGTTCCCGGAGTACTGGAAGCCGATGATTCAGCTGTGGCACAAGCGAGTTGGGGAAGACCCCGATTTCCTGTGGTCCCGTTCGCCGTTGTCCCGGGTGGACGCGATCAAGATCCCGATCCTGATCGGGCAGGGCGAGAACGATCCCAGGGTCAAGCGGGCCGAATCCGAGCAGATCGTCGAGGCGATGGCCGAGCACGGCATCGACCACGAATACGTGATGTACGAGAACGAAGGTCACGGCTTCGCCAAGCCGGAGAACCGGCTGGACTTCTACCACCGCATCGACCGCTTCCTGGCCAGGCATCTGGGTGGCCGCGCGGAGTGAGGCGCCGCTGAAGCGTTCAGCCGGGGTTCGAGTACACCCGGGTGGGCGCGATCAACACCGCGGCGCGACGCTCCTCGCGCATCACGCGGTCGTAGGTGTCCCAGTCGTCATGGGTGCCGCCGGCGGCCTCGAAGACGGCGCGCAACAGCAGCCGTAACTTCTCGGCGTCGGTATCAGGAGCGGGATCGTCGGGGCCCATGATCTCGGCGGTGCCCTCGACCGTCACCCATTGCCAGCCGGAGCGGGCAACGACGGTGGCCCGAGGATCGGCGCGCAGGTGCTGCAGCTTGCGGCTCCCGCCGATGGCGACCAGGGCGACGACGGGATCGCAGGTGTGAGGATGGGCCATCACCCCGGCGTTGACCACCGACGACTGGATGCTGCCGTCGCCTCGCAAGGTGCTGAGCACGCAGAGCCCGTGATCGCGGGACAGCATGTCGGCGAACGTGGATATGTCGGTCATGGCTGCCACCTCAGTCCGCCACATCGAATGCGGCATGGACTTTCGTCGGCTTGACCCGCACCACGAGTTCGCCGGGCACGCCGTTGCGGCGGCCGAATTCCTCGGCGCGGTCGGCGCCCATGTAGCGGCCGCCTATGCGAGTGGCCGCACCCAGCAATTCGTCGGGATCCTCGCTGACCGTCGAGACACCCTGGACCTGGACGAACGAGAACGGCGGGGTGTCGTCGTGGATACACAGCACCACTCGCGAGTCCCGGGCCAGGGCCCGGCCCTTGGCGGTGTTCTTACCGGTGTTGAAGACGAGTTCGCCGTCATCAACCACGAACCACACCGGCGCCGACAAGGGTCGGCCGTCAGCTGCCACCCAGCTCAGCACGGCGGTGCGGGTGCCTTCGGACAGAAAAGCGATCACATCCTCGGAAAGTTCGCCCATGCCGCCACGCTACGCCCGGGCGCCGGCGCTGATCACGAAAGCGGGGCCGGCCAGGTAGGCAGCGGCATGGTGTCGTAGAGCCGTACTCCCTTGGTGTTGAGCCGGGCCAGCGCCTGGGTGACCGACAGTGGCAGCAATGAGATCAGCTGACCTGCGCCGACCAGGGCGCGGATGCCCCAACCACTCATGGGCACCACGGTTTTCGCGTTGACCGCCGCCAGCTTCCGGCTGCCTTCCACCCGCGGCAGCAGAGTGCGTTCGTAGGCGGCGAACGCCGCGGCGTGATCATCACCGGCCCGCACCATCTCTGCGGCCAGTACGTAGGCGCCGTACACCGCGAGGCTGGTGCTGCCGCCGACCGCGGGCCCGGGGCAGTAACCCGCATCCCCGACCAGAGTCACCCGGCCGCGCGACCACGTCCGCATCTGCAGCTGGGTGATGGCGTCGAAGTAGAAGGTCGGTGTCCGCGGTATCTCCTCGAGCCAGCGGTCCACCTCCGGTGAGGTGTGCTCGAATGCCGCGTGTAGCTGGGTTTTCTGGCGGTCCACGTCCCGATAGTCGTAATCCAGCGGTTGGGTGGGGCGGAAGATGAACACCGCGCGGGCGTCGTCGAGATGGTCGGCGGTGTAGATGCCTGCCATGTGGCCGGGCTTGAGATAGCCGGTCATCTCGCCGTCGCGGGCCAGGTCTTTCGGCACCGACACCACTGACAGATAGCCGCCGAGGAAGCTCTCGGCCACGTTGTCGCCGAACGTCAGACGGCGCACTCCGGAGTGCAGGCCGTCGGCTCCCACCACCACGTCGAAACGCCGGGGCGGGCTGTGCTCGAACGTCACGTCCCCGTCGGCTGAGATCGAGGTGATGGTGTCGCCGAAGAGGTATTCGACGTCATCGCGGCCGGCGCGGTAGTAGATCTCACTGAGATCGTCGCGCATGATCTCGACGTGCCGGTCGGACATGGCACCGATGAGCTTGACGTAGTCCAACCGGGCAGGACGGGAGCTGCCGGGCCGGTGAATGAACATCCGGGTGGTGCCGGTGGCGTGTGCCTCGATATCCGGGAGCACGCCCATGCGCTCGGAGATCTCCATGGCGGGCCGGAACAGATCGACGGCGTGGCCGCCGGTCTTGCGTAGTGCCGGTGAGCGTTCGACGACTGTGACGTCGAATCCGTGCCGCGACAGCCAGTAGGCGAGTACGGGCCCGGCGATGCTGGCGCCGGAGATGAGTATCTTCACGATGCTCCCTTACTTAACGGTCGGTAAGTGCTCCTGCCACGAGCTTACCTATCGTTAAGTAAGTTAGGGTGGCTACGTGGCCAAGCCTGCATTGGATACCCGGCAGCGCATCCAGGATGCGGC
The window above is part of the Mycolicibacterium fortuitum subsp. fortuitum genome. Proteins encoded here:
- a CDS encoding acetyl-CoA C-acetyltransferase codes for the protein MSEEAFIYEAIRTPRGKQRGGALNEIKPVNLVVGLIEEIRSRYPDLDETLISDVILGVVSPVGDQGGDIARTAGLVAKLPETTGGFQLNRFCASGLEAVNLAAQKVRSGWDDLVLAGGVESMSRVPMGSDGGAWASDPETNYRIGFVPQGIGADLIATIEGFSREDVDAYAARSQERAAAAWSGGYFAKSVVPVKDQNGLVVLDHDEHMRPGTTVADLGKLKSAFEGLGAMGGFDDVALQKYHYVEKINHVHTGGNSSGIVDGAGLLLIGSEKAGQSQGLTPRARIVATATSGADPVIMLTGPTPATQKVLDRAGLTVDDIDLFELNEAFASVVLKFQKDLNIPDEKLNVNGGAIAMGHPLGATGAMITGTMVDELERRGAKRALITLCIGGGMGVATIIERV
- a CDS encoding 3-hydroxyacyl-CoA dehydrogenase NAD-binding domain-containing protein is translated as MAENTIQWDKDADGIVTLTLDDPTGSANVMNEHYKESMHNAVERLVAEQDSITGVVITSAKKTFFAGGDLKGMMNIGPDDAAEAFEMVETIKADLRKLETLPKPVVAAINGAALGGGLEIALATNHRIAADVKGSQIGLPEVTLGLLPGGGGVARTVRMFGIQKAFMEVLSQGTRFNPSKAKDTGLVDELVGSVEELVPAAKAWIKANPEAHTQPWDVKGYKIPGGTPSTPALAAILPSFPALLKKQLKGAPMPAPRAILDAAVEGAQVDFDTASRIESRYFVSLVTGQTAKNMIQAFFLDLQAINGGASRPEGIAKQEIKKIGVLGAGMMGAGIAYVSAKAGYDVVLKDVSIEAAQKGKAYSEGLEAKALKRGKTTEEKSAALLARITPTADPQDLKGVDFVIEAVFENQELKHKVFQEIEDIVEPNALLGSNTSTLPITGLATGVKRQEDFIGIHFFSPVDKMPLVEIIKGEKTSDEALARVFDYTLAIKKTPIVVNDSRGFFTSRVIGTFVNEALAMLGEGVEPASIEQAGSQAGYPAAPLQLSDELNLELMHKIAVATKEGIEAAGGTHVPHPAEAVVEKMIELGRPSRLKGAGFYEYVDGKRTQLWPGLRETFNSGTSQIPLQDMIDRMLFAEALETQKCIDEGVLTSTADANIGSIMGIGFPPYTGGSAQFIVGYQGELGVGKEAFVARAKELAARYGDRFLPPASLEG
- a CDS encoding S9 family peptidase — protein: MVDATLIPLEVLFGNPERVGAQISPDGTRLSYLAPLDGVLNVFVGDVGAGTAKPVTHDTDRGIQNYFWAWDNRHLMYVMDKDGSENFRLYDVDPSTGVERDLTPMDDVQCRIIAHRKRFPNEVLLGINKDNPQLHDVYHLDLTTGELRKILENPGYLGWVVDTELRVRGALAPTPEGGMTIMVRDDEDADWRVLLDVGPEDAETTGPVSFSLDGSAMYLLSSVDSNTTRLVRMDIASGAVEVMAEDPVYDVSGTIIDPDTREIQGVTVYADRVQYRIFDDRIRGDIEALEQLSPGELMITDRSADDRTWLAAFDNDAGPVKYYRWDRASQTATFLFDHRPELNDYPLVPMESFSFTARDGLTIHGYLSFPPGVERSGLPAVLNVHGGPWTRVGWGFDPEAQWLANRGYVAVSVNFRGSSGYGKEFLNAGNREWAAKMHDDLLDAVDHLVGKGYIDAKRVGIYGGSYGGYAALVGATFTPDVFACAVSAVGPSNLNTLIASFPEYWKPMIQLWHKRVGEDPDFLWSRSPLSRVDAIKIPILIGQGENDPRVKRAESEQIVEAMAEHGIDHEYVMYENEGHGFAKPENRLDFYHRIDRFLARHLGGRAE
- a CDS encoding TIGR03618 family F420-dependent PPOX class oxidoreductase → MTDISTFADMLSRDHGLCVLSTLRGDGSIQSSVVNAGVMAHPHTCDPVVALVAIGGSRKLQHLRADPRATVVARSGWQWVTVEGTAEIMGPDDPAPDTDAEKLRLLLRAVFEAAGGTHDDWDTYDRVMREERRAAVLIAPTRVYSNPG
- a CDS encoding PPOX class F420-dependent oxidoreductase, coding for MGELSEDVIAFLSEGTRTAVLSWVAADGRPLSAPVWFVVDDGELVFNTGKNTAKGRALARDSRVVLCIHDDTPPFSFVQVQGVSTVSEDPDELLGAATRIGGRYMGADRAEEFGRRNGVPGELVVRVKPTKVHAAFDVAD
- a CDS encoding FAD-dependent monooxygenase, with the protein product MKILISGASIAGPVLAYWLSRHGFDVTVVERSPALRKTGGHAVDLFRPAMEISERMGVLPDIEAHATGTTRMFIHRPGSSRPARLDYVKLIGAMSDRHVEIMRDDLSEIYYRAGRDDVEYLFGDTITSISADGDVTFEHSPPRRFDVVVGADGLHSGVRRLTFGDNVAESFLGGYLSVVSVPKDLARDGEMTGYLKPGHMAGIYTADHLDDARAVFIFRPTQPLDYDYRDVDRQKTQLHAAFEHTSPEVDRWLEEIPRTPTFYFDAITQLQMRTWSRGRVTLVGDAGYCPGPAVGGSTSLAVYGAYVLAAEMVRAGDDHAAAFAAYERTLLPRVEGSRKLAAVNAKTVVPMSGWGIRALVGAGQLISLLPLSVTQALARLNTKGVRLYDTMPLPTWPAPLS